Proteins encoded within one genomic window of Empedobacter falsenii:
- a CDS encoding T9SS type A sorting domain-containing protein has protein sequence MKKIYFSVLTLLILLQSNAQVYDVGTWAQVTDISNDGVAVGNAAGVLHFKWTKEEGPVVIGEIGGNNDYIAGNTTISADGKLVSGTMTNPATGIDEMALYDTTTQTWEYLGASANGSDTSSWGMSSDGKTIVGLGWKSASQAIGVIWNRANGMKDLGSTVAGKSSRPNSVNGDGTVVVGWQDSENGFRKGVYWKNGVQTFIKDKQGNLVGEALAVSADGNIIVGFNEPEAYIYNATTNTYTEIVHSDPDYNTSIVAVSDDGNTAVGYWKPWYATNTEGEGFIWFKDKGVVKIDDYVKEVGYDSKSFTFVLPTGISPNGKYIGGIGINWDEMDLKGFVIELKEALSTNENVLDKIITTISPNPVMNEMTIHTKAIINSAEVYNLAGQKVWNSDNIMNNKIDLSFLNKGVYIIKIKTDSTNESIKFIKN, from the coding sequence ATGAAGAAAATTTACTTTAGTGTATTAACGTTGTTAATACTTTTACAATCAAATGCTCAGGTGTATGATGTGGGTACATGGGCTCAAGTTACAGATATCTCTAATGACGGTGTAGCTGTAGGAAATGCTGCAGGAGTATTGCATTTTAAATGGACAAAAGAAGAAGGTCCTGTAGTAATTGGAGAAATTGGAGGAAATAATGATTATATAGCAGGTAATACAACGATTTCTGCTGATGGAAAATTAGTATCAGGAACAATGACAAATCCAGCTACAGGAATCGATGAAATGGCTTTATATGATACAACTACGCAAACATGGGAGTATTTAGGAGCGAGTGCGAATGGTAGTGATACTTCTTCATGGGGAATGTCAAGCGATGGTAAAACGATCGTTGGATTAGGATGGAAATCTGCTTCTCAAGCTATAGGAGTTATTTGGAATAGAGCAAATGGAATGAAAGATTTGGGCTCTACAGTTGCAGGTAAAAGTTCAAGACCAAATTCTGTAAATGGAGATGGAACTGTTGTTGTAGGATGGCAAGATTCTGAAAATGGTTTCCGTAAAGGAGTTTATTGGAAAAACGGTGTACAAACATTTATTAAAGATAAACAAGGTAATCTTGTAGGAGAGGCGTTAGCAGTTTCTGCTGATGGAAATATTATTGTTGGTTTCAACGAACCTGAAGCATATATTTACAATGCAACAACTAATACTTATACAGAAATAGTTCATTCAGATCCAGATTATAACACGTCAATTGTAGCTGTTTCTGATGATGGAAATACAGCGGTGGGTTATTGGAAGCCTTGGTATGCTACAAATACAGAAGGAGAAGGTTTTATTTGGTTTAAAGATAAAGGAGTTGTTAAAATTGATGATTATGTAAAAGAGGTTGGGTATGATAGCAAAAGTTTTACTTTTGTGCTGCCTACAGGTATTTCTCCGAATGGAAAATATATAGGAGGTATAGGAATCAATTGGGATGAAATGGATCTTAAAGGTTTTGTAATAGAATTGAAAGAAGCTTTGTCTACAAATGAAAATGTTTTGGATAAAATTATTACAACAATTTCTCCAAATCCTGTTATGAATGAAATGACAATTCATACAAAAGCTATCATAAATTCTGCTGAAGTGTATAATTTAGCAGGTCAAAAAGTTTGGAACTCAGACAATATTATGAATAATAAAATTGATTTAAGTTTCTTAAATAAAGGAGTTTATATCATAAAAATAAAAACTGATTCAACAAATGAATCAATTAAGTTTATTAAAAACTAA
- a CDS encoding carboxypeptidase-like regulatory domain-containing protein, with protein MNFKQIFILGFLLISGNLFAQNMIKGKVIDEKSLPIINAEIYVDNSTIKSKTNEKGEFELNLPNGQYNLIVRASLFENYILNVNTNQTNFYKVILEPEVVALQETVVQAISKEDWLYYYQTFLRLFLGSNEAAKKCKIENSKDLRFKYDKNTRQLSATSRNPLIITNNYLGYKIEYDLVDFNVDFKSNYVLTLGTALFTELKSSASKEKKWQENRRKSYLGSVTHFMKAVYDNKIEEEGYDIKRLIRKDNPEYIKFKEETLLGGRIVGKVPPKIITYLVNQKVPSDSLKIVDNNDQYLNFKGLYSVEYKNEKEDLDYAKQNGAKYISNQLSIFAIKSDLLKIEENGTYYHPANLVVEGYWSWEKIANMVPMDYKIE; from the coding sequence ATGAATTTTAAACAAATTTTTATTTTAGGTTTTCTATTGATTAGTGGTAATCTATTTGCTCAGAATATGATAAAAGGAAAAGTGATTGATGAAAAATCGCTTCCAATTATTAATGCTGAAATCTATGTCGATAATTCTACGATTAAATCAAAAACAAATGAAAAAGGTGAATTTGAATTAAATCTTCCTAATGGACAATATAATTTAATCGTTCGTGCAAGTTTGTTTGAAAATTATATTCTGAATGTTAATACAAATCAAACTAATTTTTATAAAGTTATATTAGAGCCTGAAGTGGTAGCGTTACAAGAAACAGTTGTTCAAGCAATATCTAAAGAAGATTGGTTGTATTATTATCAGACTTTTTTGAGATTGTTTTTGGGAAGTAATGAAGCTGCAAAAAAATGTAAAATCGAAAACTCGAAAGATTTAAGGTTTAAATATGATAAAAATACACGACAATTATCTGCTACTTCCCGAAATCCTTTAATCATTACAAACAATTACCTAGGTTATAAAATAGAATATGATTTGGTTGATTTTAATGTTGATTTCAAGTCAAATTATGTCTTAACTCTTGGAACAGCACTTTTTACTGAGCTAAAATCATCAGCTTCTAAAGAAAAAAAATGGCAAGAAAATCGTCGTAAATCTTATTTAGGAAGTGTGACTCATTTTATGAAAGCAGTTTATGATAATAAAATTGAGGAAGAAGGATATGATATAAAACGATTGATTCGCAAGGATAATCCAGAATATATAAAATTTAAAGAAGAAACTTTGTTAGGAGGTAGAATCGTAGGTAAAGTTCCTCCAAAAATTATTACTTATTTAGTTAATCAAAAAGTTCCATCTGATAGTTTGAAAATCGTTGATAATAATGATCAGTATCTTAATTTTAAAGGATTGTATTCAGTTGAATATAAAAATGAAAAAGAGGATTTGGACTATGCAAAACAAAATGGCGCAAAATATATTTCGAACCAACTTTCTATTTTCGCTATAAAAAGCGATTTACTAAAAATTGAAGAAAATGGAACTTATTATCATCCTGCTAATTTGGTTGTTGAAGGATATTGGAGTTGGGAAAAAATAGCAAACATGGTTCCTATGGATTATAAAATTGAATAA
- a CDS encoding porin family protein, protein MKNLKTNLLSLFLLSLSTFSFAQVEFGVKGGVGLSNTTIVHGVSKERVGFLAGGVAKYQLTTRNENHYLQAEVLYTTQGEYSLYKEGGEKYKAFLNYINIPIMYKYYFDDQGKDFFVEGGPQLGFKVSEKFDEDEPERTNNVPKSFDLAFNIGVGYSIDRKYEINLRYQYGLIDTYDYNRWDNGTNRSSFLTLGITYFFK, encoded by the coding sequence ATGAAAAATTTAAAAACCAATCTATTAAGTTTATTTCTTTTAAGTTTATCTACTTTTTCTTTTGCTCAAGTTGAATTTGGTGTAAAAGGTGGTGTTGGACTTAGTAACACAACTATTGTTCATGGAGTTTCTAAAGAGAGAGTTGGATTTTTAGCTGGGGGAGTTGCGAAATATCAATTAACTACGCGAAACGAAAACCATTATTTACAAGCCGAAGTTTTATATACTACTCAAGGTGAATATTCGTTATATAAAGAAGGTGGAGAAAAATACAAAGCGTTCTTAAATTACATCAATATTCCAATTATGTACAAATACTATTTTGATGATCAAGGAAAGGATTTCTTCGTGGAAGGTGGTCCTCAATTAGGTTTCAAAGTATCAGAAAAATTTGATGAAGATGAGCCAGAAAGAACTAATAATGTTCCAAAATCGTTTGATTTAGCATTTAATATTGGTGTTGGATATTCTATTGATAGAAAATACGAAATTAATTTAAGATATCAATATGGCTTAATTGATACTTACGACTATAATCGTTGGGATAACGGAACAAATCGTTCATCATTTTTAACTTTAGGAATTACATATTTCTTCAAATAA
- a CDS encoding DUF4136 domain-containing protein: MKIIHFTFIILLSLFVTSCGTVQVSTDYDRSTNFASYKTYTFHQKGLDKLKVNDLDKNRLIKAIDAQMATKGFTKVSSDADLVINLLTSSKEQVSVNNNNWGYGPYGYYGGYYGGNSVSSYQAGTIVVDIIDDKRNILVWQGVGSDLNLSNISAKAERIPQAIQEILAKFPPQPKK; this comes from the coding sequence ATGAAAATTATACACTTTACTTTTATAATTTTGTTGTCATTATTTGTAACAAGCTGTGGAACAGTTCAAGTAAGTACAGATTACGACAGATCAACAAATTTTGCTTCATATAAAACTTATACTTTTCATCAAAAAGGATTAGATAAGTTAAAAGTTAACGATTTGGATAAGAATCGATTAATTAAAGCAATTGATGCGCAAATGGCTACAAAAGGATTTACAAAAGTAAGTTCTGATGCAGATTTAGTCATTAATTTATTGACAAGTTCTAAAGAACAAGTTTCTGTAAATAATAACAATTGGGGTTATGGACCTTATGGTTATTATGGCGGATATTACGGAGGAAATAGCGTTTCGTCTTATCAAGCAGGGACAATTGTTGTAGATATTATTGATGACAAACGTAATATATTGGTTTGGCAAGGTGTTGGTTCTGATCTTAATTTGAGTAATATTAGTGCTAAAGCAGAAAGAATTCCGCAAGCAATACAGGAAATATTAGCTAAATTTCCACCTCAACCAAAGAAATAA